Proteins encoded together in one Spartobacteria bacterium window:
- a CDS encoding AtpZ/AtpI family protein has product MLFNKKKNKHFESLGLASMMGIHLVSGVIVGLGAGYYLDAYLGTKPWLTLIFLIFGIIAGYKNMFRELQRIQKKEAEADAQDFKDKD; this is encoded by the coding sequence ATGCTCTTTAACAAGAAAAAAAATAAGCATTTCGAGTCCCTTGGACTGGCATCCATGATGGGAATCCATCTTGTGTCAGGAGTTATCGTTGGCTTGGGAGCGGGTTATTATTTGGATGCCTATTTGGGGACCAAGCCGTGGTTGACATTAATTTTTTTGATTTTTGGCATTATCGCCGGGTACAAGAACATGTTCCGCGAGCTCCAGCGGATCCAGAAGAAAGAAGCAGAGGCGGATGCTCAAGATTTTAAAGACAAAGATTGA
- a CDS encoding ATP synthase subunit I: MLKILKTKIERFLYRRGFHVAEARKMAVQQVGILIVSMFALPFGRLGFDYFAGVVLATVNFLALARIIQELVYLHKGAVSVQLFSFYCRLIITAGVLFLLISYAKSSVPALLVGLSTVLINILLWGMSQLLGKKSKEA; the protein is encoded by the coding sequence ATGCTCAAGATTTTAAAGACAAAGATTGAACGGTTTTTATATCGGCGGGGTTTTCACGTTGCCGAGGCCAGAAAAATGGCTGTGCAACAGGTAGGAATTTTAATCGTTTCAATGTTTGCCCTGCCGTTTGGTCGCCTTGGATTTGATTATTTTGCGGGCGTCGTCTTGGCAACAGTTAACTTTTTGGCTTTGGCGCGGATAATCCAAGAGCTTGTTTATCTCCACAAAGGCGCGGTTTCTGTCCAGTTGTTTAGTTTTTATTGTCGATTGATAATTACGGCTGGTGTTCTTTTTTTGCTCATTTCTTACGCGAAGTCATCGGTGCCCGCGCTGCTTGTTGGCCTGTCCACCGTTTTGATCAATATTTTGCTTTGGGGAATGTCACAACTTTTGGGGAAAAAATCTAAGGAGGCTTGA
- the atpB gene encoding ATP synthase F0 subunit A: protein MAGGLHPIFLVEEAVKAIGLVDAHGHALIPTNVLYSWTFMIILIVLAVMATKRLSLVPKGLQNFFEFLIGSLEDFVVANMGEDGRKVFPVLATLFIYILCCNIGGMIPGGDAPTANINTTASMAVFVFVYYQYWGFKLHGKHYIHHFMGPVTWMAPLMFPIEVIGHFARMLSLSLRLFGNIRGEDIVLALLFMLAPVVSTIPMYFLFLLADVIQAFVFFMLSMLYLKGAFEEAH, encoded by the coding sequence ATGGCAGGAGGTTTACATCCTATTTTTTTGGTGGAAGAAGCGGTCAAAGCCATTGGTCTCGTCGATGCGCATGGCCACGCCTTGATACCAACGAATGTTTTGTATTCGTGGACGTTCATGATTATTTTGATAGTCTTGGCGGTCATGGCGACAAAAAGGCTTTCTTTGGTGCCCAAGGGTCTGCAAAACTTTTTTGAGTTTTTGATCGGCTCCCTGGAAGATTTTGTGGTTGCAAACATGGGTGAGGATGGACGTAAGGTTTTCCCTGTGCTGGCAACCTTGTTCATTTATATCCTGTGCTGCAATATCGGGGGCATGATTCCCGGTGGCGACGCCCCGACAGCGAATATCAATACCACCGCGTCGATGGCGGTATTTGTTTTCGTGTATTATCAATATTGGGGATTCAAGCTTCACGGGAAGCATTATATCCATCATTTCATGGGGCCTGTTACGTGGATGGCGCCACTCATGTTTCCCATTGAAGTAATCGGCCATTTTGCACGCATGCTGTCACTGTCCTTGCGTCTGTTTGGTAATATCCGTGGTGAGGACATTGTCCTGGCGTTGCTTTTTATGCTGGCGCCGGTCGTATCAACTATTCCAATGTACTTTCTTTTTCTGCTGGCTGATGTCATTCAGGCCTTCGTCTTCTTCATGCTGTCCATGCTGTATCTGAAAGGCGCTTTTGAAGAAGCTCATTAA